In a single window of the Cytophagia bacterium CHB2 genome:
- a CDS encoding glycerol kinase, whose translation MKYILALDQGTTSSRSIVFDQNGSILARAQQEFKQHYPKPGWVEHDPEEIWQTQLATARAALQQANVTANDIAALGITNQRETVVLWARKTGKPVHNAIVWQDRRTAPICEELRNS comes from the coding sequence ATGAAATACATCCTGGCGTTGGATCAAGGCACGACCAGCAGTCGCAGCATTGTCTTTGATCAGAACGGCAGCATTTTGGCGCGAGCGCAGCAGGAATTCAAACAACATTATCCCAAGCCGGGATGGGTGGAGCATGACCCCGAAGAAATTTGGCAGACGCAGCTTGCAACCGCACGGGCGGCGCTGCAACAGGCGAATGTAACCGCAAACGACATTGCCGCCCTCGGCATCACCAATCAGCGTGAGACTGTGGTGTTGTGGGCGCGCAAAACCGGCAAACCGGTACACAACGCGATTGTCTGGCAAGATCGCCGCACCGCGCCCATCTGTGAAGAACTGCGCAACAGC